The sequence below is a genomic window from Providencia rettgeri.
GCAGATTATCGACCCATTATTGTTCATTATAGCCAAGGTAATGCCGTTAAACTCAGCGATGTCGCCAATGTTAAAGATTCCATTGAAAATGTACGGGCTGCCGGTATGGCAGACGGTAAACCGGCTATTTTGATTGTTATTCGCCGCGAGGCGGGTGCCAATATCATTGAGACAGTGAATCGAATTCGTGATGAATTACCTGAATTCAATGACATGATCCCAGCCGCCATTGAGCTAAAAGTGGCACAAGACCGGACACCGACCATCCGTGCGTCTTTAGCTGAAGTGGAACGCGCCTTGCTGATTGCCGTTGCTTTGGTGATCCTCGTTGTGCTGCTGTTCTTACGTTCAGGTCGCGCTACTTTGATCCCTGCAATTGCCGTCCCCGTTTCATTGATTGGAACTTTTACGGCCATGTATTTATGTGGCTTTAGTTTAAATAACTTGTCATTGATGGCATTAACGGTTGCGACGGGCTTTGTGGTCGATGATGCGATTGTCGTATTGGAAAATATCTCGCGTCATATCGAAAATGGTAAAAAACCGTTTATTGCGGCGGTTAAAGGCGTGCATGAAGTCGGCTTTACCGTCGTTTCCATGAGTATTTCCTTAGTGGCTGTTTTTATTCCGCTACTGCTTATGGATGGGCTCGTCGGTCGCTTATTTAGTGAGTTTGCCATTACCCTTGCAACCGCTATCGGTATTTCGTTGGTGATTTCGCTAACGCTCACCCCCATGATGTGTGCTTATTTACTGAAGAAACGCCCTCACAACGTCAAAGCCAAGCATCGCGGGTTTGGCCGTGTGTTATTGCGCTTGCAAGAAAGTTATGGCGTCGCTTTAAAATGGGTACTCGAACATCGCCGTAGTGTTCTCGCGGTGCTATTTGCCACAATCGGCTTAAACGTTTATCTGTATATTACCGTTCCAAAAACTTTCTTTCCTGAACAAGATACCGGCCGTGTGCTGGGCTTTGTTCGCGCAGACCAAAGTATTTCATTTCAGTCAATGAAAGAAAAAATGACCCGTTTTATGCAGCAAGTTAAAGCCGACCCAGCGACGGATAATGTCACCGGTTTTACTGGCGGTAGCCGAGTAAACAGCGGTTTTATGTATATCTCATTAAAACCACTGGGTGAACGTACTGAAAGTTCAGCTGAAGTCATTAATCGGTTACGCATGAAATTAGCCAATGAGCCTGGGGCTAACCTGTTTATGATGCCAGTACAAGATATTCGTGTGGGAGGTCGACAGGCCAATGCCAGTTACCAGTTTACCCTGCTTGCAGATGAACTTTCAGCATTGCGTGACTGGGAACCCGCCATTCGTAAAGCACTCGGTGAATTGCCACAGCTGACCGACGTGAACTCGGATAAGGAAGACAAAGGCGCAGAAATGGCTATCACCTACGATAGGGACTTAATGGCCCAGCTAGGTATCGATGTCCGTGAAGCCAACAGCTTGCTCAACAATGCATTTGGTCAGCGCCAAGTTTCCACTATTTATGAGGCAATGAACCAATATAAAGTAGTGATGGAAGTTGCCCCTGAATATACGCAAGATGTTAGCTCTCTCGATAAGATGTTTGTTATCAATAAAACAGGTGAAGCGATCCCACTGTCGTATTTTGCGCGTTGGCAGCCGGCGAATGCCCCATTAAGCGTGAATCACCAAGGGCTATCTGCTTCATCCACTATCGCGTTTAATGTTGCGGACGGCTATACCTTAAATGATGCCATTGTCGAAATTGAAAAAACCATGACTGCACTTGGCGTACCATCGACGGTAAGAGGCACTTTTGCAGGAACGGCACAAATATTCCAAGAAACCTTACAGTCACAATTGTTTTTAATTTTAGCCGCCATTGTGACCGTTTATTTGGTTCTGGGTATATTATATGAAAGTTATATTCACCCACTGACTATTTTATCAACCCTTCCCTCTGCAGGTGTCGGTGCATTATTAGCCCTTGAGTTATTTGATACGCCATTTAGTTTAATCGCCTTAATTGGCATCATGCTATTAATTGGGATCGTCAAGAAGAACGCCATTATTATGGTGGACTTTGCTATTCAAGCACAAAGAACAGCGGGTTTAACCGCTCAAGAAGCCATTTTCCGCGCCAGTTTATTACGTTTTCGCCCTATTTTAATGACGACACTCGCCGCTATTTTTGGTGCGTTACCGTTAATGTTAGGTAGTGGTGATGGAGCAGAACTACGTCAACCTCTCGGGATCACCATTGTCGGTGGCTTAATAATGAGCCAATTACTGACCTTATTTACCACGCCTGTTGTGTATTTAAGTTTTGATAGCTTAAGGCAACGTTGGCAGCGCAAAAAGTCATTAACGCAAAAAATCGCGGAGAATAACCATGAAGCTTAGGTTGAATAGTGTGAGTACTCGCCTTTTTTTAGCTATTTTTGCAACATGCTTATTGCTAGTGCTGATTATGCACCAAGGCGTACGCATGAGCTTTCAACACGGCTTTATTGATTATATAAAAGAAAATGACCAGCAGCGTGTAGAACTGGTTTCTTCCGCCCTTGCGGAACAATATGAAGAGATGGGCAATTGGGGTTTTCTGATTGGTAATGAACGCATTTTTTTTCGTATTTTGCGCTCGGTAGAGCATCAACAACACCGCGGTCCTATGCGCCAGCGTTGGCGAACAACTTTTTGGGTTTATGATACACAGAACAGGCTCATTTTCGGGCAAGACACACCTTTACCTAGTAAAGTCTTGCGTGAACCCATTATTACCAGCGGTGGTGATACCGTAGGCTGGCTTGTTGCCAGCTATGAAACGGGCATTAGCAGTGCCCTTGACCGCCGTTTTGATACCAAACAAATGTACACCAGCTGGATCATCGCTGGGCTGTCTTTATTTGTGGCCCTTATTGCCACATTATTTCTTGCTCGTAGCTTTTTAAGACCCATCAAGCGTTTGCTCGAAGGAACAAATCAGCTCGCTAATGGTGATTTCACTACACGGGTTCCTGAGTCTGGCCGCGATGAACTTGGGCAACTGGCTAAAGATTTTAACCATCTGGCCTCGACCCTCGAAAAAAACGAACAAATGCGGCGTGATTATATGGCGGATATTTCCCATGAGCTCCGCACCCCATTGTCAGTTTTACGCGGTGAGTTAGAAGCGGTGCAAGATGGTGTTCGCCAAGCCACGCCCGAAACAATTAATTCCCTACTCAATGAAACCCAAACTTTAATTAAGCTGGTTAATGACCTCCACCAGCTCTCGTTATCGGATAGAGGCTCATTGGTCTATCGTATGCAACTTACCGATATCATTCCTTTAATTGAAATGGCAATAGGCCAAGCTCGCTGGCGGTTAGAAGACCAACAACTTTCGGTTGAACGAAAATTTATTGCACAAGGCAACGTGTTTGCAGACCCTGACCGCATCACCCAGTTGTTCTATAATTTGATGGAAAACAGCTTACGCTATACGGATCCACACGGTAAAATTGACGTTCAAGTCACACAAGACCAAAACCAGCTCAATATCATTTGGCAAGATAGCGCCCCAGGGCTTACTGCTGAACAATGCCAACATTTATTTGAACGTTTTTACCGCGCTGAAGGCTCTCGTAATCGCGCCAGTGGTGGTTCCGGTTTAGGCCTGGCCATTTGCTATAATATTGTTGAGGCTCACCATGGTACAATTTCTGCGGCACCGTCATCATTAGGTGGTGTCAAAATTACCATTAATTTACCGATTCAATTAAAAGATAAAGGGTTATGATCATGGCTGAACAGAGTAATATCCCTATTTTGGTTGTGGAAGATGAACCCAAATTAGGCCAACTGCTGTTTGACTATTTACACGCTGCAAACTATCAACCCGCATTAATTGCGCGTGGTGATGAAGTCATCGATTATGTTAAGCAGCATCAACCTGCACTTATTTTATTAGATTTAATGTTGCCCGGTATGGACGGCATATCCGTATGCCGTGAATTGCGAAAATTTAGTGATGTTCCCATTATTATGGTGACCGCAAAAACAGAAGAAATTGATCGTTTGCTAGGGTTAGAAATTGGGGCTGATGACTATATTTGTAAACCCTTTAGCCCGCGAGAAGTTGTGGCTCGTGTCAAAACCATTTTACGTCGTTGCCAGCCAAATATGGCGGCGTACAACAGCCAAACGAATAATGATAATCAAACCAAACTAATTATTGATGAAAATGCCTTTCAAGTACGCTATGGCTCACAGTTACTTGAACTGACACCCGCTGAATTTCGGTTACTCAAATTTATGTCTGATAATGCGGGTATGGTGTTTTCTCGTGATCAGCTACTGGATATCTTATATGACGACCACCGGGTAGTCACTGATCGTACCATTGATAGCCACGTCAAAAATTTACGCCGTAAATTGGAATCTCTCGATAACGAAAAAACCTTTATTCGCTCAATTTATGGCCTTGGCTACCGTTGGGATGAATATTAATCAACCAATAGACATACTGTTCTTGTGGGATATTTGGTTTTTTTATCAAATAGGAGTAAAATCCTCATCCTTTAAAAATACTCTCTCCTAAGAGTGAGTGCTGACTTGATATCAGATAGAGAATAACCATGTTTACACCAGAGCTTTTGTCCCCTGCCGGTTCTTTAAAGAATATGCGCTACGCCTTTGCGTATGGCGCAGATGCCGTTTATGCAGGCCAACCTCGTTACAGCCTACGCGTACGCAATAACGAATTTAATCACGAAAACTTAGCTAAAGGCATTCAAGAAGCCCATGAGCTGGGTAAAAAGTTTTATGTGGTCGTGAATATTGCGCCCCATAATGCGAAATTAAAAACCTTTATTCGTGATTTAACCCCTGTCATTGAAATGGGCCCAGATGCATTGATTATGTCAGATCCTGGCCTTATTATGATGGTTCGTGAAGCGTTTCCTGAGATGGATATTCATTTATCTGTGCAGGCGAATGCTGTTAACTGGGCGTCGGTGAAGTTCTGGAAACAGATGGGCTTAACACGGGTGATTTTATCCCGCGAATTATCCCTTGAAGAAATTGCTGAAATTCGCCAACACGTGCCTGAAATTGAGCTTGAAGTATTTGTTCACGGAGCGCTGTGCATGGCCTATTCTGGCCGCTGCTTGCTGTCAGGGTACATCAATAAACGTGACCCAAACCAAGGGACGTGCACCAATGCTTGCCGCTGGGAATACAACGTACAAGAAGGTAAAGAAGACGATGTAGGTAATATTGTCCATGTGCATGAACCTATCCCAGTCCAAAATGTAGCGCCAACCTTAGGTGCTGGTGCGCCAACAGATAAAGTCTTTATGATAGAAGAAGCCAAACGTCCGGGCGAATATATGACCGCCTTTGAAGATGAACACGGCACGTATATTATGAATTCGAAGGATTTGCGCGCAATTGAGCACGTTGAAAACCTAACAAAAATGGGCGTTCACTCATTAAAAATTGAAGGCCGTACAAAATCATTTTATTACTGTGCTCGTACAGCACAAGTCTATCGACGTGCAATTGATGATGCAGTTGCAGGAAAACCCTTTGACCCAACGTTGCTATCCACCTTAGAAGGGTTAGCACACCGCGGTTATACTGAAGGCTTCTTACGTCGTCACACCCATGATGCCTACCAAACTTATGAATATGGTTATTCTGTTTCTGACACACAACAATTTGTGGGTGAATTTACAGGTAAACGTATTGATGGTATGGCTGAAGTTGATGTAAAAAATAAATTTAGTGTCGGTGATAGCCTAGAAATGATGACCCCTGCAGGGAATATTGTCTTTACCTTAGATGCCTTAACAAACCGCAAAGGTGAAGCAATTGATGTTGCACCAGGTAACGGCCATGTGGTTTACCTCCCTATCCCTGAAGATGTCGATGTTAATTTTGGCTTGTTGATCCGTAACCTAGCAGGCACAACGACCCGAGCACCTCACCAAACTCAGGCAGAAAAGCAAATTGTAGGCTAACTGCCACTCCGTATTTTTTAAATAGTTTGTTCGCTAAAAGCCAAAATCTCATCGTTTAACGTTTTGATATTTTGGCTTTTTTTTATCTATAATATGATATTATTTTACTTTATATGCTTTTTCTTATATGAGAATCATTCGCGTTATTGACATTTACATTAAAAAGTGCGCTGAATATCCAATTTTATACAACAGATCACATCAATTGGCTATTCAATATCGTATAGTCACTATCGAAAACGAAGAACTAGAAAGTCATAAAATAAGACTAGGAACCACCTCCTTGGCTGGCTCAATCTCCCTTGAGCTAGCCATTTCTTTTATCTGCAATTTTTATTTCATTTATCTTGTTAACGCTACTACTGTAAAAAATCTAAAATAAGCTCATCAATATCTTATAAATCCATTTATACTCATTTTAACGAATATTTGACATATGTTAAACCGAATGGATGGGTATATATGAATCAATATCAGTCAGCCATGATTATCCTTAATGGTAAACAAGCCAATCACGCTGAGCTGCGAAAGGCCATTACTCACTTACGTAATGAAGGCCATCAAATTCAAGTCCGTATTCCGTGGGAACTGAATGACACGTATTATTTTATTTCTCAGGCGATAAAAAACGGTGTTGATACTATCATTGCCGCGGGCGGTGACGGCACAGTGAATGCGGTTGCCAGTACTCTGATGAAGTTCCCAAGTGACTCTCGCCCTATTTTAGGCATTCTTCCTATGGGTACAGCAAATGATTTTGCCACCAGCGCGAATATTCCTATGGATATTGAAGCCGCCTTAGCACTTTCATTAAAAGGTAAAGCCATCCCCATTGATATTGCGCAAGTCAATAAGCAATATTATTTTCT
It includes:
- the mdtC gene encoding multidrug efflux RND transporter permease subunit MdtC, giving the protein MKRFFALFISRPVATTLISVAITLCGALSFLFLPVSPLPQVDYPVINVTASLPGASPETMASSVATPLERSLGSIAGISEMTSSSALGRTTITLEFNLDKDINNAAREVQAAINAAQNLLPSGMPSRPRYYKSNPSDAPIMILTMTSDTMGTGEIYDIASTRLAQRIAQIEGVSEVSVGGGSLPAVRVELNPTALFNQGVSLDAVRSAISSANVRQPQGYINDDEKRYQVQTNDELKKAADYRPIIVHYSQGNAVKLSDVANVKDSIENVRAAGMADGKPAILIVIRREAGANIIETVNRIRDELPEFNDMIPAAIELKVAQDRTPTIRASLAEVERALLIAVALVILVVLLFLRSGRATLIPAIAVPVSLIGTFTAMYLCGFSLNNLSLMALTVATGFVVDDAIVVLENISRHIENGKKPFIAAVKGVHEVGFTVVSMSISLVAVFIPLLLMDGLVGRLFSEFAITLATAIGISLVISLTLTPMMCAYLLKKRPHNVKAKHRGFGRVLLRLQESYGVALKWVLEHRRSVLAVLFATIGLNVYLYITVPKTFFPEQDTGRVLGFVRADQSISFQSMKEKMTRFMQQVKADPATDNVTGFTGGSRVNSGFMYISLKPLGERTESSAEVINRLRMKLANEPGANLFMMPVQDIRVGGRQANASYQFTLLADELSALRDWEPAIRKALGELPQLTDVNSDKEDKGAEMAITYDRDLMAQLGIDVREANSLLNNAFGQRQVSTIYEAMNQYKVVMEVAPEYTQDVSSLDKMFVINKTGEAIPLSYFARWQPANAPLSVNHQGLSASSTIAFNVADGYTLNDAIVEIEKTMTALGVPSTVRGTFAGTAQIFQETLQSQLFLILAAIVTVYLVLGILYESYIHPLTILSTLPSAGVGALLALELFDTPFSLIALIGIMLLIGIVKKNAIIMVDFAIQAQRTAGLTAQEAIFRASLLRFRPILMTTLAAIFGALPLMLGSGDGAELRQPLGITIVGGLIMSQLLTLFTTPVVYLSFDSLRQRWQRKKSLTQKIAENNHEA
- the baeR gene encoding two-component system response regulator BaeR, with translation MIMAEQSNIPILVVEDEPKLGQLLFDYLHAANYQPALIARGDEVIDYVKQHQPALILLDLMLPGMDGISVCRELRKFSDVPIIMVTAKTEEIDRLLGLEIGADDYICKPFSPREVVARVKTILRRCQPNMAAYNSQTNNDNQTKLIIDENAFQVRYGSQLLELTPAEFRLLKFMSDNAGMVFSRDQLLDILYDDHRVVTDRTIDSHVKNLRRKLESLDNEKTFIRSIYGLGYRWDEY
- the yegQ gene encoding tRNA 5-hydroxyuridine modification protein YegQ, producing the protein MFTPELLSPAGSLKNMRYAFAYGADAVYAGQPRYSLRVRNNEFNHENLAKGIQEAHELGKKFYVVVNIAPHNAKLKTFIRDLTPVIEMGPDALIMSDPGLIMMVREAFPEMDIHLSVQANAVNWASVKFWKQMGLTRVILSRELSLEEIAEIRQHVPEIELEVFVHGALCMAYSGRCLLSGYINKRDPNQGTCTNACRWEYNVQEGKEDDVGNIVHVHEPIPVQNVAPTLGAGAPTDKVFMIEEAKRPGEYMTAFEDEHGTYIMNSKDLRAIEHVENLTKMGVHSLKIEGRTKSFYYCARTAQVYRRAIDDAVAGKPFDPTLLSTLEGLAHRGYTEGFLRRHTHDAYQTYEYGYSVSDTQQFVGEFTGKRIDGMAEVDVKNKFSVGDSLEMMTPAGNIVFTLDALTNRKGEAIDVAPGNGHVVYLPIPEDVDVNFGLLIRNLAGTTTRAPHQTQAEKQIVG
- the baeS gene encoding two-component system sensor histidine kinase BaeS; this encodes MKLRLNSVSTRLFLAIFATCLLLVLIMHQGVRMSFQHGFIDYIKENDQQRVELVSSALAEQYEEMGNWGFLIGNERIFFRILRSVEHQQHRGPMRQRWRTTFWVYDTQNRLIFGQDTPLPSKVLREPIITSGGDTVGWLVASYETGISSALDRRFDTKQMYTSWIIAGLSLFVALIATLFLARSFLRPIKRLLEGTNQLANGDFTTRVPESGRDELGQLAKDFNHLASTLEKNEQMRRDYMADISHELRTPLSVLRGELEAVQDGVRQATPETINSLLNETQTLIKLVNDLHQLSLSDRGSLVYRMQLTDIIPLIEMAIGQARWRLEDQQLSVERKFIAQGNVFADPDRITQLFYNLMENSLRYTDPHGKIDVQVTQDQNQLNIIWQDSAPGLTAEQCQHLFERFYRAEGSRNRASGGSGLGLAICYNIVEAHHGTISAAPSSLGGVKITINLPIQLKDKGL